A single genomic interval of Fibrobacter sp. UWB13 harbors:
- the metK gene encoding methionine adenosyltransferase, translating into MAHYLFTSESVSKGHPDKVADQISDSILDACLAQDPYSRVACETLVNTGLVVISGEITTKAVIDFQEVARNTIKNIGYVNPDLQFDYKGCAVLVAMDKQSPDIAQGVDAKAAVGKKDDQQGAGDQGMMFGYAVKETKELMPLPISLAHKLMEEIQNLREKGKIKWLRPDAKSQVTVEYDENDKPVRVDTVVISTQHDDKVNGKELKHSVIEKEIIEKLIKKVIPAKLLDKKTRYLVNPTGKFVVGGPHGDCGLTGRKIIVDTYGGMGRHGGGAFSGKDPSKVDRSAAYAARYVAKNIVAAGLAYRCEVQLAYAIGYSKPVSVLVNTFGTGKIDDRKIEEIVAQNFDLSPAGIEKMLDLRKPGYVATAALGHFGRTGERFTWEKTDKAEDLKKAAEIIAEYDV; encoded by the coding sequence ATGGCACATTATCTTTTTACCTCTGAATCCGTTTCTAAAGGCCACCCGGACAAGGTTGCCGACCAGATCTCCGACTCCATCCTCGACGCCTGCCTCGCCCAGGACCCGTATAGCCGTGTCGCTTGCGAAACGCTCGTGAACACCGGCCTCGTCGTTATCAGCGGCGAAATTACCACCAAGGCAGTTATCGATTTCCAGGAAGTTGCACGCAACACGATCAAGAACATCGGCTACGTGAACCCGGACCTCCAGTTCGACTACAAGGGCTGCGCCGTGCTCGTCGCTATGGACAAGCAGTCTCCCGATATCGCCCAGGGCGTTGACGCCAAGGCTGCCGTCGGTAAGAAAGACGACCAGCAGGGTGCTGGCGACCAGGGTATGATGTTCGGCTACGCCGTCAAGGAAACCAAGGAACTCATGCCACTCCCGATCAGCCTCGCTCACAAGCTCATGGAAGAAATCCAGAACCTCCGCGAAAAGGGCAAGATTAAGTGGCTCCGTCCGGATGCTAAGTCCCAGGTCACCGTCGAATATGACGAAAACGACAAGCCGGTCCGCGTTGACACCGTCGTCATCTCTACCCAGCACGACGACAAGGTGAACGGCAAGGAACTCAAGCACTCCGTGATCGAAAAGGAAATCATCGAAAAGCTTATCAAGAAGGTTATTCCTGCCAAGCTTTTGGACAAGAAGACCCGTTACCTCGTGAACCCGACCGGCAAGTTTGTTGTCGGTGGTCCGCACGGCGACTGCGGCCTCACAGGTCGTAAGATCATCGTCGACACCTACGGTGGCATGGGCCGTCATGGTGGTGGCGCATTCAGCGGTAAGGACCCGTCCAAGGTCGACCGCAGCGCAGCATACGCCGCACGCTATGTCGCCAAGAACATTGTCGCAGCAGGCCTCGCCTACCGTTGCGAAGTGCAGCTTGCCTATGCTATCGGCTACTCCAAGCCGGTTTCCGTGCTCGTGAACACGTTTGGCACAGGCAAGATCGACGACCGCAAGATCGAAGAAATTGTCGCACAGAACTTCGACCTTTCTCCGGCAGGCATCGAAAAGATGCTCGACCTCCGCAAGCCGGGTTATGTCGCCACCGCCGCTCTCGGTCACTTCGGCCGTACCGGTGAACGTTTCACTTGGGAAAAGACCGACAAGGCTGAAGATTTGAAAAAAGCAGCAGAAATTATTGCTGAATACGACGTCTAA
- a CDS encoding Nif3-like dinuclear metal center hexameric protein, translated as MDLSFMTAWFDDLLDPKSFNDYCVNGLCVEASDKVTKIVTGVSLRDQLIDAAIAEKADCIIVHHPNGFWKGESQLPVGKFAERLRKLMNNGISVFGFHLPLDGHREIGNNAVIAKLLGLNPVHEFVHVGMRAIGVIAEWNTPATREEFLDCLNTTFAHGVQNQFFYGPEEIRRVAICSGSCSVSDIREAMEMNCDAYITGSIKEEVPIFCQENGVNLVSCGHHRTEIFGVSALASKIQTELSIPSKFIDLDNPI; from the coding sequence ATGGATCTGTCTTTTATGACCGCATGGTTTGATGACCTGCTTGACCCGAAATCCTTTAATGATTACTGTGTAAATGGCCTTTGTGTCGAGGCTAGTGATAAGGTGACTAAAATCGTGACGGGCGTGAGCCTGCGTGACCAGTTGATTGATGCCGCCATTGCCGAAAAAGCGGATTGCATCATCGTGCACCATCCCAATGGTTTCTGGAAGGGCGAGTCCCAGCTCCCGGTTGGCAAATTTGCTGAACGCCTTCGTAAGTTGATGAACAATGGAATTTCCGTGTTCGGTTTCCATTTGCCGCTTGACGGACACCGCGAAATCGGTAACAATGCCGTGATTGCGAAACTTTTGGGCTTGAATCCAGTCCATGAGTTTGTTCATGTCGGCATGCGTGCCATTGGCGTGATTGCTGAATGGAATACGCCTGCGACTCGCGAAGAGTTTTTGGATTGCCTGAATACTACTTTTGCTCATGGCGTGCAGAACCAGTTCTTCTATGGTCCTGAAGAAATCAGGCGTGTTGCTATTTGCAGTGGTAGTTGCAGTGTGTCTGACATCAGGGAAGCTATGGAAATGAACTGCGATGCTTATATTACGGGTAGCATCAAGGAAGAAGTTCCCATATTCTGTCAGGAAAACGGGGTGAACCTTGTCTCTTGCGGGCACCATAGAACCGAGATTTTTGGGGTCAGTGCCCTTGCTTCTAAGATTCAAACCGAACTGAGCATTCCGTCTAAATTCATCGATTTGGACAACCCGATTTAA
- a CDS encoding M23 family metallopeptidase — protein sequence MNFVKASIHFQKSSRALTVKVPSFILRGSLFIRIVVVIGFILFLVQVLSTSVYDGVLKHAFSSRQKLNKELSQIQNTVDYISSTSKDFFKAEKMLHAKLGLPLPDEASRKLSTGGHIEPNVQLLRKSSPVFERTAKMHEDVWRIFGQIQNNEESFNSLTKYIDQSRSVLRYIPSISPTNGRYASAFGPRVHPVTGEVGKMHQGIDISNDRWTPIYAPADGVVEISQLSSSFGNFVVLNHGNGLKTRYGHMQMSAVTPGEFVHRYQILGYMGNTGRSVGPHLHYEVWRNGVPVNPLPYILPNDYEVD from the coding sequence ATGAATTTTGTGAAGGCATCCATACACTTTCAGAAGTCGTCACGGGCTTTGACCGTGAAGGTGCCTTCGTTTATTCTCCGCGGTTCTCTATTTATTCGAATTGTCGTTGTTATCGGATTTATCCTTTTCCTTGTACAAGTGCTTTCGACCTCCGTTTATGACGGTGTGTTGAAGCATGCTTTTTCTAGCCGTCAGAAGCTGAACAAGGAACTTTCACAGATCCAGAACACGGTGGATTACATTTCCAGTACGTCCAAGGATTTTTTCAAGGCCGAAAAGATGCTCCATGCTAAGCTTGGACTCCCGCTGCCGGATGAAGCTTCTCGCAAGCTTTCGACAGGTGGCCATATTGAGCCGAATGTTCAGCTTTTGCGCAAGAGTTCCCCGGTGTTTGAACGTACCGCCAAGATGCACGAAGATGTCTGGCGTATCTTTGGACAGATCCAGAACAACGAAGAATCCTTTAATTCTCTGACCAAGTACATTGATCAGAGCCGTTCTGTTTTACGCTATATCCCGTCGATATCGCCGACGAATGGCCGCTATGCATCTGCCTTTGGCCCGCGTGTACATCCGGTAACGGGTGAAGTTGGCAAAATGCACCAGGGCATTGATATTTCCAACGACCGTTGGACTCCGATTTATGCGCCGGCAGATGGCGTGGTTGAGATTTCCCAGTTGAGTTCTTCTTTTGGGAATTTTGTAGTCCTGAATCATGGCAATGGTCTCAAGACCCGTTATGGGCACATGCAGATGTCCGCCGTGACTCCGGGTGAGTTTGTACATCGTTATCAGATTCTTGGTTATATGGGAAATACAGGACGTTCTGTCGGTCCGCACCTCCATTATGAGGTCTGGAGAAACGGTGTCCCGGTAAACCCTCTTCCTTATATTCTCCCTAACGACTATGAAGTCGACTAA
- a CDS encoding lamin tail domain-containing protein, producing MKNYGVVPAVSLALFSWVLSCPVFTEFYPDPKDVSDQEGEYVEIRMDDFWAESLYVQFESKAVMAFAWPEAERFVLVHDSVQCPAREAAQDASQAGTACGSLGKISLPNSRESVWKVWAGTCMDSVTVPHPKPGKVIQRVGLTDKWEFVDASKAVSLDASDSLLMEKVSTGMAQLRVTEVHHCPEEPMPEWVELYNASEISLPLDAFRFCDRGGALGKEGDSIQPYQALLVSKDTSSLRAALNIPDIRMIQVSLGFLNNTEGMLRLCFRDETIDSVYWNKGTVSCPAGFNPFSMRREFTPGYLPHGSQVYARNVSQTGGANQVATSLVAAKAPVVYKLSSRVVSKKGSPLRVRVESEHNVVLSLLDSAGRCVWKSVVSAMSNEWVKVPAQEYLGIGAAFVSLSVGEYEDVVGILVRP from the coding sequence ATGAAAAATTATGGTGTCGTGCCGGCGGTGAGCTTGGCGCTTTTTTCGTGGGTATTATCATGCCCGGTGTTTACTGAATTCTATCCGGACCCGAAAGATGTTTCGGACCAGGAGGGCGAGTACGTCGAAATTCGCATGGACGATTTTTGGGCTGAATCGCTTTATGTGCAATTTGAATCCAAGGCGGTAATGGCTTTTGCTTGGCCGGAGGCGGAGCGCTTTGTGCTTGTGCATGACTCGGTGCAATGCCCTGCTCGGGAGGCTGCTCAAGATGCGTCGCAGGCGGGTACTGCGTGTGGTTCGCTTGGGAAAATCTCGCTGCCGAATTCACGAGAGTCCGTTTGGAAAGTATGGGCGGGGACGTGTATGGATTCTGTGACAGTTCCTCATCCTAAACCAGGGAAGGTAATTCAGCGTGTGGGGCTGACGGACAAGTGGGAGTTTGTTGATGCTTCTAAGGCGGTGTCGCTAGATGCTTCGGATTCTCTATTGATGGAAAAAGTGTCGACGGGGATGGCGCAGTTGCGCGTGACGGAAGTTCATCATTGCCCGGAAGAGCCTATGCCCGAATGGGTGGAACTCTATAATGCAAGCGAGATTTCTTTGCCCTTAGATGCGTTCCGCTTTTGCGATCGCGGAGGTGCGCTAGGGAAGGAGGGCGATTCGATTCAGCCTTACCAGGCGCTGCTGGTAAGCAAGGATACATCGTCTCTGCGGGCTGCACTCAACATTCCCGATATTCGGATGATTCAGGTGTCGCTAGGTTTCTTGAATAACACTGAAGGGATGCTCCGGCTTTGCTTTCGTGATGAAACGATTGATAGCGTTTATTGGAACAAGGGAACTGTATCGTGCCCGGCTGGATTTAATCCGTTCTCGATGCGGCGGGAGTTTACACCGGGGTATTTGCCTCATGGTTCGCAAGTGTATGCTCGGAATGTGTCTCAGACGGGCGGAGCTAATCAAGTGGCGACGAGTCTAGTGGCGGCAAAAGCGCCTGTTGTATACAAACTATCTTCTCGTGTAGTTTCAAAAAAAGGCTCTCCGCTTCGAGTGCGTGTAGAATCTGAACACAATGTTGTGCTTTCGCTTTTGGATTCGGCGGGCCGTTGTGTTTGGAAGTCTGTAGTTTCGGCGATGTCGAATGAATGGGTGAAAGTCCCGGCGCAGGAATACCTTGGAATTGGTGCTGCATTTGTTTCTTTGTCTGTGGGGGAGTACGAGGATGTGGTCGGTATTCTTGTTCGCCCGTAA
- a CDS encoding HD family phosphohydrolase, with the protein MNKKEKKIHLFIGWVILILIAILLFPDKNIALRAERPHLGQLSTRTIVAPFKFEVPKTEQEIQNEKARAADKINAIFEFNADETTRQLRELQQYLKKLEQYGKMQALISSSKDDGSASMQEKIKEASSIYDQLKQRLSITAIKPLSTNSIARDSLMSVFYQMMQKGVSNTLLAKTETEVSLFCNSYNIKQIKNIIYNKPNISLIKDNEESTLEISEVQPMQRRIEEAFGQLQNSFSAEQGLQSAFYEALYVFTSPNVFYLEKETEARKLDASNKVTLIKGMVPRGMEIVAQGAPITKEILEKIDALQQAQQNEENSKMLTAPYGNVLVFVIIITLLIMFCLYTPTRTMFKTPRQLWSLIFLTVLQLLAFWIIHNLSGSLNRPDSILPDAIDFMWLYPVTFTPVIAVVLYDARMGLAFATFSAGFYGILNGYDLAATLTSLVVNIAVIAPLFRMRYRVQFAWSMIAGVVAAAASVSIMLLLRNRFNFATFYQTLIAASANIIIFTAVASVLLIHVVEKVFSITTVLTLMEMSDFNRPALKRISELAPGTFHHSIQVSNLAESVAESIGANSLLVRVMALYHDLGKTMRPEYFTENQKQGVNPHNNLDPYQSVKILTGHVSQGMLLAKEYKIPELVATGIQEHHGTTLIQFFHHKATELAKETGKEVKEEDFRYKGPRPQSMETAILMLADVIEATSRSMTDTSSEALVSMIHKTILDKFMDGQFNESNLSVKELSKLEEAFLHSLDGTYHTRVKYPGQR; encoded by the coding sequence ATGAACAAGAAAGAGAAAAAGATTCATTTATTTATTGGCTGGGTTATTTTAATCCTTATCGCCATTCTCTTATTCCCGGACAAGAATATTGCCCTCCGCGCCGAGCGCCCGCACTTGGGCCAGCTCAGTACAAGGACGATTGTTGCCCCGTTCAAGTTCGAAGTCCCGAAGACCGAGCAGGAAATCCAGAACGAAAAAGCTCGAGCCGCAGACAAGATCAACGCCATTTTTGAATTCAACGCCGACGAAACGACTCGACAGCTGCGAGAACTACAGCAGTACCTCAAAAAGCTCGAGCAGTACGGCAAAATGCAAGCGCTCATCAGCAGTAGCAAAGATGACGGCAGCGCCTCCATGCAAGAAAAAATCAAGGAAGCGTCCAGCATCTACGACCAGTTAAAACAGCGCCTTTCCATTACCGCCATCAAGCCGCTCAGCACGAATTCTATCGCCCGCGATTCCTTGATGTCCGTATTCTACCAGATGATGCAGAAGGGCGTTTCGAACACGCTCCTCGCCAAGACGGAAACCGAGGTCAGCCTGTTCTGCAACAGCTACAACATCAAGCAGATCAAGAACATCATTTACAACAAGCCAAACATTTCGCTCATCAAGGATAACGAAGAAAGCACGCTTGAAATCAGCGAAGTCCAGCCGATGCAACGCCGCATCGAAGAAGCCTTTGGCCAACTACAGAACTCGTTCTCCGCCGAACAAGGATTACAGAGTGCCTTCTACGAAGCCCTCTACGTTTTCACAAGCCCGAACGTATTCTATCTCGAAAAAGAAACGGAAGCCCGCAAGCTCGACGCGAGCAACAAGGTCACGCTCATCAAGGGCATGGTTCCCCGTGGCATGGAAATCGTAGCCCAGGGTGCCCCCATTACTAAGGAAATTCTTGAAAAGATTGACGCTCTCCAGCAAGCACAGCAGAACGAAGAAAACTCGAAGATGCTTACCGCCCCGTACGGTAACGTGCTTGTATTCGTCATCATCATTACACTTCTCATCATGTTCTGCCTCTACACGCCTACGCGTACGATGTTCAAGACACCGCGCCAGTTGTGGAGCCTCATATTCCTTACAGTTTTGCAACTCCTTGCGTTCTGGATTATCCACAACCTCTCGGGTTCGCTCAACAGACCGGACAGCATCCTCCCCGACGCCATCGACTTCATGTGGCTGTACCCGGTTACGTTTACACCCGTGATTGCCGTTGTGCTTTACGATGCCCGCATGGGACTTGCATTTGCGACTTTCTCCGCCGGATTCTACGGCATCTTGAACGGCTATGACCTCGCCGCAACGCTCACAAGCTTGGTCGTGAACATCGCCGTGATTGCCCCGCTCTTCCGTATGCGCTACCGTGTGCAGTTCGCCTGGAGCATGATTGCAGGTGTCGTTGCAGCAGCCGCATCTGTAAGCATCATGCTTCTCCTCCGCAACCGCTTCAACTTCGCGACGTTCTACCAGACGCTCATCGCCGCAAGCGCAAACATCATCATCTTTACCGCAGTCGCCTCCGTGCTTTTGATCCACGTTGTCGAAAAGGTCTTCAGCATTACGACCGTGCTTACGCTCATGGAAATGTCGGACTTTAACCGTCCGGCTCTCAAGCGCATTTCGGAACTTGCTCCGGGCACGTTCCACCACAGCATCCAGGTTTCGAACCTCGCCGAAAGCGTTGCCGAAAGCATTGGCGCAAATTCGCTCCTCGTCCGCGTGATGGCTCTTTACCACGACCTCGGCAAGACGATGCGCCCCGAATACTTCACCGAAAACCAGAAGCAAGGCGTGAACCCGCACAACAACCTCGATCCGTACCAGTCCGTCAAGATTTTGACCGGTCACGTTTCGCAGGGCATGCTGCTCGCCAAAGAATACAAGATTCCTGAACTCGTCGCCACCGGCATTCAGGAACACCATGGCACAACGCTTATCCAGTTCTTCCACCACAAGGCAACAGAACTCGCCAAGGAAACCGGTAAAGAAGTCAAGGAAGAAGATTTCCGCTACAAGGGACCACGTCCGCAGAGCATGGAAACAGCCATTCTCATGCTCGCCGACGTCATCGAGGCTACCAGCCGCTCCATGACAGACACCTCCTCCGAAGCACTCGTATCCATGATCCACAAGACGATTCTTGACAAGTTCATGGATGGGCAGTTCAACGAGAGCAATTTGTCTGTAAAGGAACTTTCCAAGCTCGAAGAAGCATTCCTACACAGTCTCGATGGCACGTACCACACCCGCGTCAAATACCCTGGACAGAGATAG
- a CDS encoding PhoH family protein, producing the protein MKSSIRHYSLSDNLKRVISGERETVFRLLESRFCVEIRTRLPGLDLVPQEGADLSGLLAVLDQLKIAARNGEILDASQLERMLGPKETSEASYTELIPDSPVFRNRFGISVSAKTPAQAELVKAVEKNDIIFAKGPAGTGKTFLAVTLAVASLERGEAERICLVRPAVEAGESLGYLPGDLKEKIAPYLRPIHDSLSELLPAEKLKRYEETGAIEVAPLAYMRGRTLKRAFIILDEAQNTTIAQMKMFLTRLGPHSKAIITGDTSQIDLAKGQTSGLEHAMKILQGIRGIAEVEFSATDVLRHHLVKDILLAYEQNEQKK; encoded by the coding sequence ATGAAGAGTAGTATAAGGCATTACTCACTGTCTGACAACCTGAAACGCGTTATTTCAGGCGAACGTGAAACGGTTTTCCGATTACTGGAGAGCCGTTTTTGCGTTGAAATACGCACCCGTCTTCCGGGTCTGGACCTAGTTCCCCAGGAAGGAGCCGACTTGTCAGGCCTGCTGGCCGTTCTCGACCAGCTCAAAATTGCCGCACGCAACGGCGAAATTTTAGACGCATCCCAGCTCGAACGCATGCTCGGTCCTAAGGAGACTTCCGAAGCAAGCTACACCGAGCTCATCCCCGACAGCCCTGTCTTTAGGAACAGGTTCGGCATCAGCGTCTCCGCCAAGACGCCCGCACAGGCGGAACTGGTCAAGGCAGTCGAAAAAAACGACATCATTTTTGCAAAAGGCCCTGCAGGTACAGGCAAGACATTCCTTGCGGTAACGCTTGCCGTCGCGAGCCTTGAACGCGGCGAAGCCGAACGCATCTGCCTCGTGCGCCCCGCCGTCGAAGCCGGCGAATCGCTGGGGTATTTGCCCGGTGATCTCAAAGAAAAGATTGCCCCCTACCTCCGCCCGATCCACGACAGCCTCTCCGAGCTTTTGCCCGCCGAGAAGCTCAAGCGTTACGAAGAAACAGGCGCTATCGAAGTCGCTCCGCTCGCCTACATGCGCGGCCGCACGCTTAAACGCGCCTTCATCATCCTCGACGAAGCACAAAACACGACAATCGCCCAGATGAAGATGTTCCTTACCCGACTCGGTCCCCACAGCAAGGCGATTATTACCGGCGACACAAGCCAGATTGACCTCGCCAAAGGCCAAACATCCGGTCTCGAACACGCGATGAAAATTCTCCAGGGGATTCGGGGAATTGCCGAAGTCGAATTTAGCGCTACAGACGTGCTCAGGCACCACCTGGTCAAGGACATTTTGCTAGCTTACGAACAGAACGAGCAAAAAAAATAG
- a CDS encoding Xaa-Pro peptidase family protein encodes MQARKNDVQAYSQVFLSSKNYESKKIYAKRRKSLMEKLDSFCVFAGMIVEPGGEEAFVQTWTRFVQDPAFLYLTGVNQAGCYLVLDPRAMRSTLFVPRKDPFKEFWNGKRLGFVDGENVVARLTGVEDVRPIDELWDFVESLAKKYANGKNAVDHAYAFYYEKFKGDHNEKLKNDLKKVLRPYKLNVKSCADMHFEDRLVLEPERIDDARVAQEITDEAFRALLPEMKNMKTERDVALFLNYEMQRRGDGDLAFPTIIAGGKNACCLHYVKNDEQLRDGELVLFDFGVRFGTLHSDISRTIPVNGKFDPLQKMLYEIVLESAKVYQRVVRPGVALKEIGMICWEFIMMELDRRLIKGAKGSFKLLYDKRPHGVSHFIGEHIHEGDPGSRSLDVVLKPGMLISCEPGLYGDFTATIDGKRYRESIGIRIEDDLIITKSGFENISEHIPRTVGEIEALMK; translated from the coding sequence ATGCAAGCACGTAAAAATGACGTTCAGGCCTATTCTCAGGTCTTTTTATCGTCCAAAAATTACGAATCCAAGAAAATTTATGCGAAAAGACGAAAGTCTTTGATGGAAAAGCTAGACTCTTTTTGCGTTTTTGCCGGGATGATAGTTGAACCGGGGGGCGAGGAAGCCTTTGTACAAACTTGGACTCGCTTTGTGCAGGACCCGGCGTTTCTGTATTTGACCGGTGTGAACCAGGCGGGGTGCTATCTGGTACTGGACCCGCGTGCCATGCGTTCGACGCTTTTTGTACCGCGCAAGGACCCGTTCAAGGAATTCTGGAACGGCAAGCGCCTTGGCTTTGTGGATGGCGAAAATGTGGTTGCTCGCTTGACGGGTGTCGAGGATGTTCGACCGATTGACGAACTTTGGGATTTTGTCGAGTCGCTTGCGAAGAAATATGCGAATGGCAAAAATGCGGTGGACCATGCTTATGCTTTCTATTACGAGAAGTTCAAGGGTGATCACAACGAAAAGCTCAAGAACGATTTGAAGAAGGTGCTCCGCCCTTATAAGTTGAACGTCAAGAGCTGTGCTGACATGCATTTTGAAGACCGCCTGGTGCTGGAACCGGAGCGCATTGATGATGCCCGCGTGGCGCAAGAGATCACGGATGAAGCGTTCCGTGCACTTTTGCCCGAGATGAAGAACATGAAGACCGAGCGTGATGTGGCGTTGTTCCTCAATTACGAGATGCAGCGCCGTGGCGATGGCGACCTTGCGTTCCCGACGATTATTGCAGGTGGCAAGAATGCCTGCTGCCTGCATTATGTGAAGAATGACGAGCAATTGCGCGATGGCGAACTTGTGCTCTTTGACTTTGGTGTGCGGTTCGGGACGCTCCACAGCGATATCTCGCGTACAATCCCTGTAAACGGCAAGTTTGACCCTCTTCAAAAAATGTTGTACGAAATTGTGCTTGAGTCTGCAAAGGTGTACCAGCGCGTGGTACGTCCGGGAGTTGCTCTCAAGGAAATCGGCATGATTTGCTGGGAATTCATTATGATGGAACTCGACCGCCGCCTTATAAAGGGGGCGAAGGGGAGTTTCAAGCTCCTGTACGATAAGAGGCCGCATGGGGTGAGCCACTTTATCGGGGAGCATATTCACGAGGGCGATCCGGGTTCCCGTTCCTTGGATGTGGTGTTAAAACCGGGAATGTTAATTTCTTGTGAGCCAGGACTTTACGGAGATTTTACGGCGACAATTGATGGCAAGCGCTACCGCGAAAGTATCGGCATCCGCATCGAAGATGATTTAATTATTACAAAAAGCGGTTTTGAAAATATTTCGGAGCATATTCCGCGCACAGTAGGGGAGATTGAGGCGCTCATGAAGTGA